The Echeneis naucrates chromosome 10, fEcheNa1.1, whole genome shotgun sequence genome has a window encoding:
- the slc25a51b gene encoding solute carrier family 25 member 51b: protein MAVSTMDSESARTPRPQAALTKGGQSLIPPGTLSTMLGPQGKHYVCGSIAAFTNIVVTFPIQKLLFRQQLHGVLAREAVQQLQRDGLRNLYRGLLPPLLQKSTTVAIMFGLYEDFSRVLLDRANCSGVPELVTRSFAAVLAGTAEAILTPFERVQTLLQDHRHHARFNNTAHTFRTLLTEYGVRECYRGLVPILLRNGSSNVLFFALRGPIKEQLPEATSRAGHLVNDFVCGGVLGAALGIMFYPLNVVKSRAQSQVGGDFQPCGKVLLTVWKERGGSVAMLFRGAHLNYHRSLLSWGIINATYELLLKLI, encoded by the coding sequence ATGGCTGTTAGCACCATGGACTCTGAGTCAGCTCGGACACCTCGGCCCCAGGCTGCCCTGACTAAAGGAGGACAATCCCTTATACCTCCTGGGACTCTGAGTACCATGCTGGGCCCTCAAGGGAAGCACTATGTCTGTGGCTCCATTGCAGCTTTTACCAATATCGTGGTGACCTTCCCTATCCAGAAATTGCTTTTCCGCCAACAGCTCCATGGTGTATTGGCCAGGGAGGCAGTTCAGCAGCTTCAAAGGGATGGGCTGAGGAATCTCTACCGGGGACTGCTGCCCCCGCTACTCCAAAAGAGCACTACTGTGGCCATCATGTTTGGCCTCTACGAGGACTTCTCTAGAGTCTTATTGGACCGAGCCAATTGCAGCGGTGTGCCAGAACTGGTAACACGGAGCTTTGCTGCAGTCCTGGCAGGAACTGCAGAGGCCATCCTGACACCATTTGAGCGAGTGCAGACTCTCCTGCAAGACCATCGGCACCACGCTCGTTTCAACAACACAGCCCACACCTTCCGGACACTTCTGACTGAGTATGGTGTCAGAGAGTGCTACCGTGGCCTTGTGCCTATACTACTCCGCAACGGCTCCAGCAATGTGCTCTTTTTTGCGCTCCGGGGGCCCATTAAGGAGCAGCTCCCAGAAGCAACTAGCCGAGCAGGTCACTTGGTGAATGATTTCGTGTGTGGTGGGGTGCTTGGCGCAGCCCTCGGCATCATGTTCTATCCATTAAATGTGGTGAAGTCCCGGGCACAGTCTCAGGTTGGTGGAGACTTCCAGCCTTGTGGGAAGGTGCTGTTAACAGTTTGGAAAGAAAGGGGTGGCAGTGTGGCTATGCTCTTCAGAGGGGCCCACCTCAACTACCACCGCTCACTCCTCTCCTGGGGGATCATCAATGCCACctatgagctgctgctgaagctcatTTGA
- the frmpd1b gene encoding FERM and PDZ domain-containing protein 1 isoform X2: protein MEEKERCRSRSPARRASRVQQVVGTIIRRTRESLSRERLLGDGRSQRSNSLSNQNFQAKLMLQITRDPVLDSSTGHGFALTTNAPLLVRDVVTGSPADGILFPGDQVLQINDTVLEDLSTEQVENILRDLEECITVTVLRHMTNPKSSIMSAEKRARLRSNPVKVRFAEEVVVNGHTQGNSLLFLPNVLKVYLENGQTKAFKFDNTTTVKDIVLTLKDKLSIRAIEYFALVLEQQYSITKLLLLHEDELIQKVVQKKDSHDYRCLFRVCFIPRDPMDLLQDDPSTFEYLFLQSVGDVLQERFAVEMKCNTALRLAALHMHERLDTCGQTRTSIKSITKEFGLDSFISPTLLSNMREKDLRKAISYHLKKIQSLLEPRQKVISATQARLAYLTQLGELISYGGRSYTATMMLQDREVLVSLLVGAKYGMSQVINHKLNVISTLVEFSSISRVELLSESDKVSLLRISLHDMKPFALLMDSLAAKDLGCLLGGYCKLLVDPSVNVFRLGRPKVRVHRIPAEEGYVSRCCSDSDDSTDEDDPMDSQNYKRPDPASQDWEERRREEEEKRREEERKEREEHQGKQEVKIIVTTEGKEDEGAEEGGAVGSGLRKFSIMDEEMNLETTWYHTDPRVTSSFSSLSSGSLSAALEESSSAAKGRMDALRRPCATEDMQSLDVHHPYLLEPKRHQGPLRPTNLNYRGNDNACLCFAELSKADFLPSPPGATSDDDYDDDEEEEEQGVEELRRISKIPSSRDLRLIDSTPFQRSPIKRKKKIPPKVPLRTSSIPGHKAGQAEQRLSKDDDALFLTPSPNPKPALLVKETASESEDEFFDAQERFTPPVPDLSDAELADRRNANRLSGTWNGDPAAAGKEPSPHPNKAQYSKIKKEAEALKGPTKQLNNQQPIPPRALQKPEVKVKPPLAPKPQLPPKPQIIPPKSPQHGRSYAHCNGDASGRLSSELLEMEPDTMEFKSVTAGAGGLPLSSPLITAVRCSKQPQPIAMPQTEEKSKGSENLKQSKAVAESGASVEPKYEANVLGEQDTPNIEWKSSGTSLTAKRPSNLPPIPQSKSGTKLAVPPPVPPKPTSPTSLHPLSLPASSPVSPTDPSAVILKDGVSPPNGIHPWNSRNGSIQSGPRRVSLSHESLSPKNTEAPLTLTTSLTSTNSKGVGSLETREPGRSGSGSDLRTSSSSLGGRLPASALRGKIQALPWYMTRSQEILGTLDYPSTSSINGDTSGFGSGLSVASGLSDLIKTPIKEKEAVVSKSEGKGIILEDGSEVVIATIKEAQDVASVMKKANGTNDSHPDLTFKENSTHSGTVSSEQPQSWSHSAVGLGGMTSMQIGGDSPTSSLANSTPPQQHREACGCRTVYANCFSGDAEESISFDEDLTVYEFSRRTRPKPTRQPPVASPTTPSPHPNILSLLRDNPRPLSAFSTTSSELSPLVSRPVSPTNSFGGPLRSLTNKNYGGLKGGFASLRQDIDQLLLVLERGAFNQSQQTLCQDSKQNITGIKLKPDLNHNGTEDSTTADPASGCTGTSPAAMTEAERSLLQAEARRLASGCQRATRVGWAPDEALRSLSNSFSALVQLSAACLRTNPCSGCDMCRNINLVHKDQDDDSQEAMDKLKEIVGLYREFVGAVETAGTGPGVGGKSAGLHGSGQGEGDGVRLLAKRCTVLISSVFSLTQLFRTRTLDTSNAPGHVPLNF from the exons ATGGAGGAAAAGGAGCGATGTAGGAGCAGATCTCCGGCTCGGAGGGCCAGTCGGGTGCAGCAGGTGGTGGGAACAATAATACGACGCACCCGAGAGTCACTTAGCAG AGAGCGGTTGCTAGGCGATGGGCGGTCACAGCGCTCCAACAGTTTGTCCAATCAGAACTTCCAGGCCAAGCTGATGCTGCAGATCACCCGAGACCCAGTCCTGGATAGCAGCACTGGACATGGCTTCGCCCTTACCACAAACGCACCCCTGCTGGTCAGGGACGTTGTCACAG GGAGTCCTGCAGATGGAATACTGTTCCCAGGAGACCAGGTCCTGCAGATTAATGATACAGTGCTGGAGGATCTGAGCACCGAGCAGGTGGAAAACATCTTAAG GGACTTGGAGGAGTGCATAACTGTGACTGTCCTTCGACACATGACA AATCCCAAATCATCCATCATGTCAGCAGAGAAGAGAGCTCGTCTGAGGAGTAATCCAGTTAAAGTGCGCTTTGCAGAGGAGGTGGTGGTCAACGGGCACACTCAG GGAaactctcttctcttcttgcCCAACGTCCTAAAAGTCTATTTAGAGAATGGACAGACCAAGGCCTTCAAGTTTGATAACACCACCACTGTCaag GACATTGTTCTGACACTGAAAGATAAACTGTCCATCCGGGCCATTGAATACTTTGCTCTGGTGCTAGAGCAACAGTACAGCatcaccaaactgctgctgctgcacgaaGATGAGCTCATACAGAAG GTGGTGCAGAAGAAAGACTCCCACGACTACCGATGTTTGTTCAGGGTGTGTTTCATCCCTAGAGACCCCATGGACCTGCTGCAGGATGACCCCTCCACCTTTGAGTACCTTTTTTTGCAG AGTGTTGGGGATGTGCTACAGGAGCGTTTCGCAGTAGAGATGAAGTGTAACACTGCACTTCGCCTGGCAGCGTTGCACATGCATGAGAGACTAGACACTTGTGGACAGACCAGGACCTCGATCAAGAGCATTAC GAAGGAGTTTGGCCTAGACAGCTTCATCTCTCCCACACTGCTGAGCAACATGAGGGAAAAGGACCTGAGAAAAGCCATCAGCTACCACCTCAAAAAGATACAGTCTCTGCTAGAGCCACGCCAGAAG GTAATATCTGCCACTCAGGCTCGGTTAGCCTACCTCACTCAGCTGGGAGAGCTCATTTCATATGGCGGAAGATCATACACAGCTACAATGATG CTTCAAGACAGGGAGGTGCTGGTCAGCCTGCTGGTTGGGGCCAAATATGGGATGAGTCAGGTCATCAACCACAAGCTGAATGTGATCTCTACACTGGTCGAGTTCAGCAGTATTAGCCGAGTGGAGTTGCTCTCCGAGTCGGACAAAGTCAGCCTACTGCGTATCTCACTGCACGACATGAAG CCATTTGCCTTACTGATGGACTCTCTGGCAGCCAAAGACTTAGGGTGTCTGCTGGGAGGCTACTGCAAACTCCTGGTGGATCCCAGTGTCAATGTCTTCCGTCTGGGGCGCCCAAAAGTGAGGGTGCACCGGATTCCTGCTGAAGAAG GTTATGTGTCTCGCTGCTGTAGTGACTCAGATGACTCAACAGATGAGGATGACCCAATGGATTCTCAGAATTACAAACGTCCAGATCCCGCAAGCCAGGATtgggaagaaaggaggagagaggaggaagagaagaggagagaagaagagagaaaagagagagaggagcaccaaggcaaacaggaagtgaagataATTGTGACAACAGAAGGTAAGGAAGATGAGGgtgcagaggaaggaggagcgGTAGGAAGTGGTCTGCGTAAATTTAGTATTATGGATGAAGAAATGAACTTGGAGACCACCTGGTATCACACCGACCCGCGGGTCACTAGCAGCTTCTCCAGCCTGTCCAGTGGCTCCTTGAGTGCTGCACTGGAGGAGAGCAGTTCTGCAGCTAAAGGCCGCATGGATGCACTGCGTAGACCATGTGCAACTGAGGACATGCAAAgcctggatgttcaccaccccTACCTCTTGGAGCCAAAACGCCACCAGGGCCCCCTGCGGCCTACCAACCTCAATTACCGTGGAAATGACAAcgcttgtctttgttttgcgGAGCTCTCAAAGGCTGATTTCCTCCCAAGCCCACCTGGGGCTACTAGTGATGATGACTATGAtgatgacgaggaggaggaagaacagggAGTGGAGGAACTGAGACGTATTTCCAAGATCCCAAGTTCAAGAGATCTGAGGCTTATTGACAGTACACCCTTTCAAAGATCGCcaattaaaagaaagaagaagataCCTCCCAAAGTTCCACTAAGGACAAGCTCTATTCCTGGGCACAAAGCAGGGCAGGCGGAGCAGCGCCTCTCCAAGGATGATGATGCTCTATTCCTGACACCTTCGCCCAACCCTAAACCAGCTCTTCTGGTCAAAGAGACTGCCTCAGAGTCTGAGGATGAGTTTTTTGATGCACAGGAAAGATTTACTCCCCCAGTTCCTGATCTATCAG ATGCTGAACTGGCTGACCGGCGAAATGCAAATCGATTGAGTGGAACCTGGAATGGTGATCCAGCTGCAGCTGGGAAAGAGCCGTCCCCCCATCCCAATAAAGCCCAATATTCTAAAATAAAGAAGGAGGCTGAGGCACTTAAAGGGCCGACAAAGCAACTTAACAACCAACAGCCCATTCCACCAAGGGCACTGCAGAAACCTGAAGTTAAAGTCAAACCACCGCTTGCCCCTAAGCCCCAGCTGCCTCCAAAACCTCAGATCATTCCTCCCAAGTCTCCCCAGCATGGACGATCATATGCACACTGCAATGGGGATGCCTCTGGGCGTCTGTCTTCTGAACTCTTGGAAATGGAGCCAGACACCATGGAGTTCAAATCTGTCACAGCCGGGGCAGGTGGACTGCCTCTGTCATCACCTTTGATCACAGCAGTACGGTGCAGCAAGCAACCCCAACCAATCGCCATGCCACAAACTGAGGAAAAGAGTAAGGGATCAGAAAACCTGAAACAGAGTAAAGCTGTGGCAGAGAGTGGAGCAAGCGTGGAGCCCAAATATGAAGCAAATGTTCTTGGTGAACAGGATACTCCTAACATTGAGTGGAAAAGCAGTGGGACTTCCCTAACTGCAAAGAGGCCATCAAACCTGCCCCCCATTCCTCAGTCGAAGTCAGGCACAAAGCTAGCTGTTCCCCCTCCAGTACCCCCCAAACCCACCTCTCCCACCAGTCTCCACCCCTTGTCACTACCTGCTAGCTCTCCTGTCTCGCCTACAGATCCAAGCGCGGTGATTTTAAAGGATGGTGTTAGTCCACCAAATGGAATCCATCCCTGGAACAGCCGCAATGGCAGCATCCAGTCAGGACCCCGCAGGGTGTCTCTAAGCCACGAAAGCCTGTCACCTAAAAATACAGAAGCACCTCTTACCCTTACCACCTCACTCACTTCAACCAACTCTAAAGGTGTTGGGAGCCTAGAAACCAGAGAACCTGGAAGGTCCGGATCTGGGTCAGACTTGAGGACCAGCTCGTCAAGCCTAGGTGGCAGACTACCAGCCTCTGCCCTGAGAGGAAAGATCCAGGCTCTGCCTTGGTACATGACCCGTTCCCAGGAGATATTGGGAACGCTGGACTATCCCTCCACCAGCTCCATCAATGGAGACACATCTGGCTTTGGTTCAGGTTTGTCTGTAGCCAGTGGTTTATCAGATTTAATCAAAACCCCCATCAAGGAAAAAGAGGCCGTGGTTTCAAAATCAGAGGGTAAAGGGATCATTTTAGAGGATGGATCTGAGGTTGTCATAGCCACCATCAAAGAGGCCCAGGATGTGGCCTCAGTTATGAAAAAGGCCAATGGGACAAACGACTCACACCCTGATCTGACATTTAAGGAGAATAGTACGCACAGTGGCACTGTTTCATCAGAGCAACCTCAGTCCTGGTCCCACTCAGCGGTGGGGCTTGGAGGCATGACCAGCATGCAAATCGGAGGTGACTCACCAACCTCTTCGCTTGCTAACAGTACTCCACCTCAGCAGCACCGGGAAGCTTGTGGCTGCCGCACTGTTTATGCAAACTGTTTCAGTGGTGACGCTGAGGAAAGTATTAGCTTTGACGAAGATCTTACTGTTTATGAGTTTTCCCGCCGCACAAGGCCTAAACCTACCCGGCAGCCACCTGTCGCTTCTCCTACAACACCCTCGCCGCATCCCAATATTTTGTCACTGCTGCGAGACAACCCCCGACcactctctgctttctccaccacctcctctgaACTCAGTCCCCTAGTTTCACGACCAGTTTCCCCCACAAACTCTTTTGGTGGTCCTCTCCGTTCTCTTACCAACAAGAATTATGGTGGTCTGAAGGGAGGTTTTGCCTCCCTTCGTCAAGATATAGATCAGCTTTTGCTAGTATTAGAGAGAGGTGCTTTCAACCAATCACAGCAAACATTATGTCAAGACTCAAAGCAGAATATAACAGGCATAAAATTAAAACCGGACTTAAATCACAATGGGACTGAAGATAGTACGACAGCAGACCCAGCCTCAGGCTGTACTGGGACAAGCCCTGCAGCCATGACAGAGGCTGAAAGGAGTCTTCTTCAGGCCGAGGCTCGTCGATTGGCATCTGGGTGTCAGCGGGCTACACGTGTGGGCTGGGCTCCTGATGAAGCTCTGCGTTCTTTATCCAATAGTTTCAGCGCTCTGGTTCAGCTGTCTGCAGCCTGCCTGCGGACAAACCCCTGCTCTGGCTGTGACATGTGCCGCAACATCAACCTGGTCCACAAGGATCAGGACGATGACAGTCAGGAGGCCATGGACAAGCTAAAAGAGATTGTGGGTCTGTACCGGGAGTTTGTTGGGGCTGTTGAGACGGCTGGAACTGGTCCTGGGGTTGGGGGAAAGAGTGCAGGCCTTCATGGATCTGGACAAGGGGAGGGTGACGGGGTAAGGCTACTGGCCAAACGCTGCACCGTGCtcatctcctctgtgttttcactcaCACAGCTCTTCCGGACACGCACACTAGACACCTCAAACGCGCCTGGCCATGTACCGCTCAACTTTTGA
- the frmpd1b gene encoding FERM and PDZ domain-containing protein 1 isoform X1 → MEEKERCRSRSPARRASRVQQVVGTIIRRTRESLSRERLLGDGRSQRSNSLSNQNFQAKLMLQITRDPVLDSSTGHGFALTTNAPLLVRDVVTGSPADGILFPGDQVLQINDTVLEDLSTEQVENILRDLEECITVTVLRHMTNPKSSIMSAEKRARLRSNPVKVRFAEEVVVNGHTQGNSLLFLPNVLKVYLENGQTKAFKFDNTTTVKDIVLTLKDKLSIRAIEYFALVLEQQYSITKLLLLHEDELIQKVVQKKDSHDYRCLFRVCFIPRDPMDLLQDDPSTFEYLFLQSVGDVLQERFAVEMKCNTALRLAALHMHERLDTCGQTRTSIKSITKEFGLDSFISPTLLSNMREKDLRKAISYHLKKIQSLLEPRQKVISATQARLAYLTQLGELISYGGRSYTATMMLQDREVLVSLLVGAKYGMSQVINHKLNVISTLVEFSSISRVELLSESDKVSLLRISLHDMKPFALLMDSLAAKDLGCLLGGYCKLLVDPSVNVFRLGRPKVRVHRIPAEEGVCGRFAVIEGVCYESLSSYVSRCCSDSDDSTDEDDPMDSQNYKRPDPASQDWEERRREEEEKRREEERKEREEHQGKQEVKIIVTTEGKEDEGAEEGGAVGSGLRKFSIMDEEMNLETTWYHTDPRVTSSFSSLSSGSLSAALEESSSAAKGRMDALRRPCATEDMQSLDVHHPYLLEPKRHQGPLRPTNLNYRGNDNACLCFAELSKADFLPSPPGATSDDDYDDDEEEEEQGVEELRRISKIPSSRDLRLIDSTPFQRSPIKRKKKIPPKVPLRTSSIPGHKAGQAEQRLSKDDDALFLTPSPNPKPALLVKETASESEDEFFDAQERFTPPVPDLSDAELADRRNANRLSGTWNGDPAAAGKEPSPHPNKAQYSKIKKEAEALKGPTKQLNNQQPIPPRALQKPEVKVKPPLAPKPQLPPKPQIIPPKSPQHGRSYAHCNGDASGRLSSELLEMEPDTMEFKSVTAGAGGLPLSSPLITAVRCSKQPQPIAMPQTEEKSKGSENLKQSKAVAESGASVEPKYEANVLGEQDTPNIEWKSSGTSLTAKRPSNLPPIPQSKSGTKLAVPPPVPPKPTSPTSLHPLSLPASSPVSPTDPSAVILKDGVSPPNGIHPWNSRNGSIQSGPRRVSLSHESLSPKNTEAPLTLTTSLTSTNSKGVGSLETREPGRSGSGSDLRTSSSSLGGRLPASALRGKIQALPWYMTRSQEILGTLDYPSTSSINGDTSGFGSGLSVASGLSDLIKTPIKEKEAVVSKSEGKGIILEDGSEVVIATIKEAQDVASVMKKANGTNDSHPDLTFKENSTHSGTVSSEQPQSWSHSAVGLGGMTSMQIGGDSPTSSLANSTPPQQHREACGCRTVYANCFSGDAEESISFDEDLTVYEFSRRTRPKPTRQPPVASPTTPSPHPNILSLLRDNPRPLSAFSTTSSELSPLVSRPVSPTNSFGGPLRSLTNKNYGGLKGGFASLRQDIDQLLLVLERGAFNQSQQTLCQDSKQNITGIKLKPDLNHNGTEDSTTADPASGCTGTSPAAMTEAERSLLQAEARRLASGCQRATRVGWAPDEALRSLSNSFSALVQLSAACLRTNPCSGCDMCRNINLVHKDQDDDSQEAMDKLKEIVGLYREFVGAVETAGTGPGVGGKSAGLHGSGQGEGDGVRLLAKRCTVLISSVFSLTQLFRTRTLDTSNAPGHVPLNF, encoded by the exons ATGGAGGAAAAGGAGCGATGTAGGAGCAGATCTCCGGCTCGGAGGGCCAGTCGGGTGCAGCAGGTGGTGGGAACAATAATACGACGCACCCGAGAGTCACTTAGCAG AGAGCGGTTGCTAGGCGATGGGCGGTCACAGCGCTCCAACAGTTTGTCCAATCAGAACTTCCAGGCCAAGCTGATGCTGCAGATCACCCGAGACCCAGTCCTGGATAGCAGCACTGGACATGGCTTCGCCCTTACCACAAACGCACCCCTGCTGGTCAGGGACGTTGTCACAG GGAGTCCTGCAGATGGAATACTGTTCCCAGGAGACCAGGTCCTGCAGATTAATGATACAGTGCTGGAGGATCTGAGCACCGAGCAGGTGGAAAACATCTTAAG GGACTTGGAGGAGTGCATAACTGTGACTGTCCTTCGACACATGACA AATCCCAAATCATCCATCATGTCAGCAGAGAAGAGAGCTCGTCTGAGGAGTAATCCAGTTAAAGTGCGCTTTGCAGAGGAGGTGGTGGTCAACGGGCACACTCAG GGAaactctcttctcttcttgcCCAACGTCCTAAAAGTCTATTTAGAGAATGGACAGACCAAGGCCTTCAAGTTTGATAACACCACCACTGTCaag GACATTGTTCTGACACTGAAAGATAAACTGTCCATCCGGGCCATTGAATACTTTGCTCTGGTGCTAGAGCAACAGTACAGCatcaccaaactgctgctgctgcacgaaGATGAGCTCATACAGAAG GTGGTGCAGAAGAAAGACTCCCACGACTACCGATGTTTGTTCAGGGTGTGTTTCATCCCTAGAGACCCCATGGACCTGCTGCAGGATGACCCCTCCACCTTTGAGTACCTTTTTTTGCAG AGTGTTGGGGATGTGCTACAGGAGCGTTTCGCAGTAGAGATGAAGTGTAACACTGCACTTCGCCTGGCAGCGTTGCACATGCATGAGAGACTAGACACTTGTGGACAGACCAGGACCTCGATCAAGAGCATTAC GAAGGAGTTTGGCCTAGACAGCTTCATCTCTCCCACACTGCTGAGCAACATGAGGGAAAAGGACCTGAGAAAAGCCATCAGCTACCACCTCAAAAAGATACAGTCTCTGCTAGAGCCACGCCAGAAG GTAATATCTGCCACTCAGGCTCGGTTAGCCTACCTCACTCAGCTGGGAGAGCTCATTTCATATGGCGGAAGATCATACACAGCTACAATGATG CTTCAAGACAGGGAGGTGCTGGTCAGCCTGCTGGTTGGGGCCAAATATGGGATGAGTCAGGTCATCAACCACAAGCTGAATGTGATCTCTACACTGGTCGAGTTCAGCAGTATTAGCCGAGTGGAGTTGCTCTCCGAGTCGGACAAAGTCAGCCTACTGCGTATCTCACTGCACGACATGAAG CCATTTGCCTTACTGATGGACTCTCTGGCAGCCAAAGACTTAGGGTGTCTGCTGGGAGGCTACTGCAAACTCCTGGTGGATCCCAGTGTCAATGTCTTCCGTCTGGGGCGCCCAAAAGTGAGGGTGCACCGGATTCCTGCTGAAGAAGGTGTGTGTGGGAGGTTCGCCGTAATAGAGGGCGTGTGCTATGAATCCCTATCAA GTTATGTGTCTCGCTGCTGTAGTGACTCAGATGACTCAACAGATGAGGATGACCCAATGGATTCTCAGAATTACAAACGTCCAGATCCCGCAAGCCAGGATtgggaagaaaggaggagagaggaggaagagaagaggagagaagaagagagaaaagagagagaggagcaccaaggcaaacaggaagtgaagataATTGTGACAACAGAAGGTAAGGAAGATGAGGgtgcagaggaaggaggagcgGTAGGAAGTGGTCTGCGTAAATTTAGTATTATGGATGAAGAAATGAACTTGGAGACCACCTGGTATCACACCGACCCGCGGGTCACTAGCAGCTTCTCCAGCCTGTCCAGTGGCTCCTTGAGTGCTGCACTGGAGGAGAGCAGTTCTGCAGCTAAAGGCCGCATGGATGCACTGCGTAGACCATGTGCAACTGAGGACATGCAAAgcctggatgttcaccaccccTACCTCTTGGAGCCAAAACGCCACCAGGGCCCCCTGCGGCCTACCAACCTCAATTACCGTGGAAATGACAAcgcttgtctttgttttgcgGAGCTCTCAAAGGCTGATTTCCTCCCAAGCCCACCTGGGGCTACTAGTGATGATGACTATGAtgatgacgaggaggaggaagaacagggAGTGGAGGAACTGAGACGTATTTCCAAGATCCCAAGTTCAAGAGATCTGAGGCTTATTGACAGTACACCCTTTCAAAGATCGCcaattaaaagaaagaagaagataCCTCCCAAAGTTCCACTAAGGACAAGCTCTATTCCTGGGCACAAAGCAGGGCAGGCGGAGCAGCGCCTCTCCAAGGATGATGATGCTCTATTCCTGACACCTTCGCCCAACCCTAAACCAGCTCTTCTGGTCAAAGAGACTGCCTCAGAGTCTGAGGATGAGTTTTTTGATGCACAGGAAAGATTTACTCCCCCAGTTCCTGATCTATCAG ATGCTGAACTGGCTGACCGGCGAAATGCAAATCGATTGAGTGGAACCTGGAATGGTGATCCAGCTGCAGCTGGGAAAGAGCCGTCCCCCCATCCCAATAAAGCCCAATATTCTAAAATAAAGAAGGAGGCTGAGGCACTTAAAGGGCCGACAAAGCAACTTAACAACCAACAGCCCATTCCACCAAGGGCACTGCAGAAACCTGAAGTTAAAGTCAAACCACCGCTTGCCCCTAAGCCCCAGCTGCCTCCAAAACCTCAGATCATTCCTCCCAAGTCTCCCCAGCATGGACGATCATATGCACACTGCAATGGGGATGCCTCTGGGCGTCTGTCTTCTGAACTCTTGGAAATGGAGCCAGACACCATGGAGTTCAAATCTGTCACAGCCGGGGCAGGTGGACTGCCTCTGTCATCACCTTTGATCACAGCAGTACGGTGCAGCAAGCAACCCCAACCAATCGCCATGCCACAAACTGAGGAAAAGAGTAAGGGATCAGAAAACCTGAAACAGAGTAAAGCTGTGGCAGAGAGTGGAGCAAGCGTGGAGCCCAAATATGAAGCAAATGTTCTTGGTGAACAGGATACTCCTAACATTGAGTGGAAAAGCAGTGGGACTTCCCTAACTGCAAAGAGGCCATCAAACCTGCCCCCCATTCCTCAGTCGAAGTCAGGCACAAAGCTAGCTGTTCCCCCTCCAGTACCCCCCAAACCCACCTCTCCCACCAGTCTCCACCCCTTGTCACTACCTGCTAGCTCTCCTGTCTCGCCTACAGATCCAAGCGCGGTGATTTTAAAGGATGGTGTTAGTCCACCAAATGGAATCCATCCCTGGAACAGCCGCAATGGCAGCATCCAGTCAGGACCCCGCAGGGTGTCTCTAAGCCACGAAAGCCTGTCACCTAAAAATACAGAAGCACCTCTTACCCTTACCACCTCACTCACTTCAACCAACTCTAAAGGTGTTGGGAGCCTAGAAACCAGAGAACCTGGAAGGTCCGGATCTGGGTCAGACTTGAGGACCAGCTCGTCAAGCCTAGGTGGCAGACTACCAGCCTCTGCCCTGAGAGGAAAGATCCAGGCTCTGCCTTGGTACATGACCCGTTCCCAGGAGATATTGGGAACGCTGGACTATCCCTCCACCAGCTCCATCAATGGAGACACATCTGGCTTTGGTTCAGGTTTGTCTGTAGCCAGTGGTTTATCAGATTTAATCAAAACCCCCATCAAGGAAAAAGAGGCCGTGGTTTCAAAATCAGAGGGTAAAGGGATCATTTTAGAGGATGGATCTGAGGTTGTCATAGCCACCATCAAAGAGGCCCAGGATGTGGCCTCAGTTATGAAAAAGGCCAATGGGACAAACGACTCACACCCTGATCTGACATTTAAGGAGAATAGTACGCACAGTGGCACTGTTTCATCAGAGCAACCTCAGTCCTGGTCCCACTCAGCGGTGGGGCTTGGAGGCATGACCAGCATGCAAATCGGAGGTGACTCACCAACCTCTTCGCTTGCTAACAGTACTCCACCTCAGCAGCACCGGGAAGCTTGTGGCTGCCGCACTGTTTATGCAAACTGTTTCAGTGGTGACGCTGAGGAAAGTATTAGCTTTGACGAAGATCTTACTGTTTATGAGTTTTCCCGCCGCACAAGGCCTAAACCTACCCGGCAGCCACCTGTCGCTTCTCCTACAACACCCTCGCCGCATCCCAATATTTTGTCACTGCTGCGAGACAACCCCCGACcactctctgctttctccaccacctcctctgaACTCAGTCCCCTAGTTTCACGACCAGTTTCCCCCACAAACTCTTTTGGTGGTCCTCTCCGTTCTCTTACCAACAAGAATTATGGTGGTCTGAAGGGAGGTTTTGCCTCCCTTCGTCAAGATATAGATCAGCTTTTGCTAGTATTAGAGAGAGGTGCTTTCAACCAATCACAGCAAACATTATGTCAAGACTCAAAGCAGAATATAACAGGCATAAAATTAAAACCGGACTTAAATCACAATGGGACTGAAGATAGTACGACAGCAGACCCAGCCTCAGGCTGTACTGGGACAAGCCCTGCAGCCATGACAGAGGCTGAAAGGAGTCTTCTTCAGGCCGAGGCTCGTCGATTGGCATCTGGGTGTCAGCGGGCTACACGTGTGGGCTGGGCTCCTGATGAAGCTCTGCGTTCTTTATCCAATAGTTTCAGCGCTCTGGTTCAGCTGTCTGCAGCCTGCCTGCGGACAAACCCCTGCTCTGGCTGTGACATGTGCCGCAACATCAACCTGGTCCACAAGGATCAGGACGATGACAGTCAGGAGGCCATGGACAAGCTAAAAGAGATTGTGGGTCTGTACCGGGAGTTTGTTGGGGCTGTTGAGACGGCTGGAACTGGTCCTGGGGTTGGGGGAAAGAGTGCAGGCCTTCATGGATCTGGACAAGGGGAGGGTGACGGGGTAAGGCTACTGGCCAAACGCTGCACCGTGCtcatctcctctgtgttttcactcaCACAGCTCTTCCGGACACGCACACTAGACACCTCAAACGCGCCTGGCCATGTACCGCTCAACTTTTGA